In Flavobacterium praedii, the DNA window TCGTTCGCGTAAATTGTCTTCAATGTAAAATAAATTGATTTCGCGCGGATTCACCTGAACGAAATAATCGTTCATTTTTGTTATAGTTTCGCTAACTGCTTTGAAAGAAGATTGGTGAAGCAATTCGTCTTTTATATAAGGAATAAAAGAGCGTTTCAAATCTTGATTATCGGCATCCAGAATGACTAATCCCGATGAACCAAAAAGTGCGTTGGCCAAATATCTTGTGGCATCGGCTAAATGATTATGTTTGATGTAGGAGTCTTCAAACAGTTTCTTGATAGTATTGGCATTAGTGCTGGAACCTATTTCTAGTTCATATATTTCTAAAAATTCAGCTAAACCTTCGGTAGATAATCTCCCAACTGGTCCTTTGCTTTCTTTGTTCCATCTGAATTTTTTTCCTTTGAAACTAAAATAATTTATTTCCTCAAAATCATGATCTTCTGTTGCCATCCAATACACAGGAACAAAATTATAGTCAGAATATTTCGCTTTTAATTCTTTGGTTAAATTAATAGTCGAAATGATTTTGTACAAAAAATACAAAGGCCCACTGAATAAGTTGAGCTGATGTCCAGTGGTAACGGTGAATGTATTTGGATGGTTTAAAAGTTCAATATGGTTTAATGTTTCAGCAGAAACGGTTAATTCAGCATATTGATTTTTTAAAACACGAACTAATGTTTGTCTTTTTAAATTGCCATTGTCATTGCTATTGAAATTGATTTTTTTCTCTTCGATTTGTTTTTTAAAATTTTCAAGAGTGGGAAAGTGATGGTATAAAGAAGCTATTTCGTTTTTTTGATTTAAATAATCATTCATCAAAGGAGAAAAATACCCGGAATTTTGATAGCTAATACAGTCGGTTGGCATATTGTTTTTATTTGATGCTAAATTACCAAAAAATAATGGAAGAGATTGTTTAAATGTTTTCTTTTGAGGTAGAACTTTAACTTGTATTCATGAATATTTATTAGAAATAGTAAGATGTAAATTAGTCTCTTTTTTTAGCTAATCTTTAAACAAAGTAAAACTAATTCATCAAACAGGATTAAAATGAAAAAGCAACTCAAATTGAGTTGCTTTTCTTTAAATATAAGTAAAGCTAAAAGCCTTACATGTAACTTTGCTCAGTAATGAAAAAGAAAACTATTAGTATTACTGCCATAATCAGCATCCTATAAATTGATGATTTAAATATTGTTGTACCATTGATTTGATCATCTCTTCTCTGTTTAATAAGGTTAGAAATCATAAATGGAATCATTATTGTTATGGATCCGTATAAACAATATCTATAATACTCACTATATTCGTTTGAAATGAATACAAGAAGTAGTCCCCATAGGGGGATAATAACATTTATCGGTGTAATATATTTCTTTATCATATTATAAAACTAGCTTTTTGTTATTACAAACCATAAGTTGTTATTCTAAATGGACTTGAGGCGCTTGTAAAAGTGTAAATAGTATTAGAAAATTGTATTTTAAAATTTTCTTTTTTGACGTATAAACCTGCTGGATCCATCAATTTTGCGTCAATGCCTTTTAAGTAGGCTGGTTCTGGTATTAGTGCAGTACCATTGTCCCAAGAGTCATGAATAAGAACAATTGTTTTTGCTGTTGTATTTTCGGCTGTGGTTACATTGTGGTAAATTGTCTTTTTCCCGCCTGCAAATCGATATTCAATATAATTTCCAAAAGGAGTATTGAAATTCAGTTGTATTCTACTCAATTTTTGATTTGCAGGTAATGTAGCATTAA includes these proteins:
- the bshC gene encoding bacillithiol biosynthesis cysteine-adding enzyme BshC — its product is MPTDCISYQNSGYFSPLMNDYLNQKNEIASLYHHFPTLENFKKQIEEKKINFNSNDNGNLKRQTLVRVLKNQYAELTVSAETLNHIELLNHPNTFTVTTGHQLNLFSGPLYFLYKIISTINLTKELKAKYSDYNFVPVYWMATEDHDFEEINYFSFKGKKFRWNKESKGPVGRLSTEGLAEFLEIYELEIGSSTNANTIKKLFEDSYIKHNHLADATRYLANALFGSSGLVILDADNQDLKRSFIPYIKDELLHQSSFKAVSETITKMNDYFVQVNPREINLFYIEDNLRERIILENNVYKVNHTKIEFTETEILALLESNPEKFSPNVIMRPLYQEVILPNLCYIGGGGEIAYWLELKSFFTSAKVTFPILLLRNSVLLATAKQNKKADKLNLTWSDLFSKQAALVNRITQKLSDFPIDFSVQKDALKKQFEALLELANQTDKSFLGAVKAQEVKQIKGLETLEKRLLIAQKRKFNDELQRVVDLQNELFPNQSLQERSANFSEFYLENGQHLIPQILSQLKPLEQNFNIITLD